A single region of the Musa acuminata AAA Group cultivar baxijiao chromosome BXJ1-11, Cavendish_Baxijiao_AAA, whole genome shotgun sequence genome encodes:
- the LOC135596689 gene encoding uncharacterized protein LOC135596689 has product MKLLSLRGGRSSSASSPRQSAASPPRSPADLVPGSAGAPLEIPAGRPSKKARTTGPGKNKAGTAPPTVVGAKRTSREEGPSRFEGPSQGAAGKRANLPTVDDLCGLRAGADEPLWAAVMGELPTGEASDPLVARWKGLSRGDRVWAGGDPSAAFLRGVLHPDLARDLYTLPSETMLSKAGRFLTLGLHYSTALMDRVRDAGQIIWDFSERNSELCRQLEEIRAGSGPEAVAAAEKRATYSEEEVARLRAELEQSGDSVKELQEFLRLDRAELRQSRSEALGLSKRAEKAEAEARAASEVLAEEVRLRPSKDKEAIEAYKKSENFELGLTRMGRVSYEYGYRIALGRFGSCPPGSEVERDPFASHPVDLEVDMPEDVPFDDRPKTPGEE; this is encoded by the exons ATGAAGCTCCTGTCCCTCCGTGGTGGTCGCTCTTCGTCGGCTTCTTCCCCGCGCCAGTCCGCCGCTTCCCCTCCGCGTTCCCCAGCCGACCTGGTGCCCGGTTCGGCGGGTGCCCCATTGGAAATCCCTGCGGGACGTCCGTCCAAGAAGGCGAGGACGACGGGTCCAGGGAAAAACAAGGCGGGGACCGCTCCTCCAACAGTCGTGGGTGCCAAGCGGACCTCTCGGGAGGAGGGGCCTTCCCGATTTGAAGGGCCTAGCCAGGGGGCGGCCGGGAAGAGGGCGAACCTGCCTACGGTGGATGATCTGTGCGGGCTACGCGCGGGGGCCGACGAGCCCCTATGGGCAGcggtgatgggcgagcttccgacaGGGGAGGCCTCCGACCCGCTGGTCGCCCGCtggaaggggctgtcccgaggggacCGGGTATGGGCCGGAGGAGATCCCTCGGCCGCCTTCCTTCGAGGCGTGCTCcaccccgacctggctcgggacctGTACACTTTGCCCTCAGAGACCATGCTCAGCAAGGCGGGGAGGTTCCTGACATTG GGCCTCCATTATTCGACGGCGCTGATGGATCGAGTGCGCGACGCTGGCCAGATAATCTGGGACTTCAGCGAGCGCAACTCCGAGTTGTGTCGTCAGCTGGAGGAGATCCGGGCTGGGTCGGGCCCTGAGGCGGTAGCGGCTGCGGAAAAACGCGCGACCTATTCCGAGGAAGAAGTGGCGCGTCTACGAGCAGAGCTCGAGCAGTCGGGCGATTCGGTCAAGGAGCTCCAGGAGTTCCTtcgtttggatcgggccgagctccGCCAGTCGCGGTCAGAGGCGCTTGGTCTCTCCAAGAGGGCGGAGAAAGCCGAGGCTGAAGCCCGTGCTGCTTCCGAGGTGTTGGCTGAGGAGGTTCGCCTCCGCCCATCGAAGGACAAGGAGGCGATCGAAGCTTACAAGAagtccgagaactttgagctcggactgacccgaatggggcgagtatcctacgagtatgGATACAGGATCGCCCTGGGTCGCTTCGGCTCGTGTCCTCCCggctccgaggtggaaagggaTCCATTCGCCTCTCACCCTGTGGATCTGGAGGTGGATATGCCTGAGGACGTGCCGTTCGACGACCGCCCGAAGACTCCGGGTGAGGAGTGA